GTTCGATCCGGTGACGCCGCTCGGCACGATCACCGCAGCCGACGTGCTCGCCGCCGAGGGCAAGGAAGCGCACATCGCCATGTCACGCAAGTGGGCAGAAGATCAGTGGGCCGCCTGGGCCGGACAACACGAGATCGTTCGCCGTTGGTGCGACGCGCTCGAAGCTCAGCTCCCGGACTACACGCCCGAGATCGACTAGCCCTCGAGCAGCGTGTTGACCATGTGCACAAGGCCCTCGACGCCGTGCACATCGTCGGAGAACAGCGGCACCTCGATGAGGTTGTCGGTCGAGAGTGACTTCTCGAGGCGCTTGATGTTCTCGGCATCGCGCTTGCCCAGCAGGCGCTGGCGATCGTAGTTCTCCATCACGCGCGCGGCGAGCTCGTCGTCGAGATCCTCGGGCAGCTGCTTCTTGGCGCGGTAGTAATCCGGCCGCACCTTGTTGACGATCGCGCCGCAGAAGGGGAGCTTCTGTTCTTTGAGCACGCGACGGAAGAAGATCGCCTCGTCCACCGGTTCGTTCTCTGGCGAGCAAATCAGGAGGAAGGTCGAGGTATCGCCGCGCAGAAGCTCGTCGACGCGCTGCGCGCGTTCGCTGAATCCGGAGGCCATGTCCGTGAAGTTCGCGAAGAACTCGGAGAGGTCGTTCAGCAGATCGACTCCCGTGACCTTCTTCATCGCCGAGAACAGCATGCTGCCCCCGCGACCGGCGATCCTCAGTCCAAAGCGACCTGGCGCAAGGAAGACGCGAAGCGCGCGGCCCTCGACGAATCGCGCGAGGCGCTTGGGAGCATCAAGAAAGTCCAGTGCGTTGCGGGAAGGGGGCGTGTCGAGCACGAGCAGGTCGAACTCGCCGCTCTCGTGCAGCTCAAGCAGCTTCTCCATCGCCATGTACTCCTGCGAGCCGGCGATCGCGTTTGAGAGCTCTTGGTAGATCCGGTTGCCCAGGATGTTCTCGTACGTCTCGTTGTCGGGCGCGTAACGCAGGATCAGGTCATCGAAGGTGCGCTTTGGATCGAGCATTGCGGCGTGCAGCTCGCCGGTGATCTCCATGCCGTAGGGATCAAACAGCGCCGGATCGACCTGGCGCAACTCGGTGCCGAGTTCGGCAAGGCCCAGCGAGTCCGCCAGTCGCTTGGCAGGGTCGATCGTGAGCACGGCCACCTTGAGGCCGCGGGCGGCCATGCCGATTGCGATCGATGCGCTCGTCGTCGTTTTACCGACGCCGCCAGAACCCGCGCAGACGACTACGTCCTTGCCCTCGAGATGTCTGGCCAGATCCATTACTTCGCCACCCGTGTGAGCGGCTCTGACAGGTCACTGCTGAGCTTGTCCGCGAGCTCGTTGAGTTCCTGTCGACCGATTGACTTCTCATACAGGAAAGGCAGATCGATCAGCGGTCGCTTCAGCTCCTTCGCCAAACGCTCGTACTGTCCGGCCTGCCTGACCGCCCGCTCGGACTGCAACACGGCGGCCTCGATAGGCGCGACCTGATCCTTCTTCTTCAGCAGGTCGAGCTCTTTGGGTGTGAAGTATTCGGGCTCCAGAAAGTTCACGATTCCGAGCGCGATGTCGAGCCCGACGCGCTCTTTCAGTTCGCGCCGCAGATCGAGGGTCTCGTTGACCGGCATCTCTTCGGCCGTCGCGACGGCGACGATCGCGGTCGTCGCGGGGTCGTGCAGAAACGACTGGATGTATCCGGCCTGACGATGGATCGGCCCGACGCGCGCGATCTTCTTGAAGGTCTCGGGGGCTTCAAGCATCGCGAGCGCGTGGCCCGTCGCAGGGGCGTCCACGATCACGAGGTCATAAGGCTCCGAGCGCTTCTTCAATCGGTCCGGCTGCGCCAGCTCCCAAACCTTGCCGATCGTCACGAGCTCGGCGAGCCCGGGCGTCGCCGCGGCGAAGTAGTCGAATATGCGGTTCTTGAACAACATGTCGTAAACCGGTCGCACCTTGATCTGCAGGAGCAGGTACTCCTCGATCGCGTGCTGCGGGTCGATTGCGATCGCCGACAGGTCCGGTACGAGTTCGACTTCTTCGAAACCGCGGGTCGAGACGTTGAAGAGGCTGTGCAGGCGTTCGCGCGCATCCAGCTCGCAGACGATCGTGCGCAACCCCGCATGGGCAGCTGCCAGACCGAGGGCGGCGGCGACGGTCGTCTTTCCGACTCCGCCTTTTCCGGTCACGAAAAGCAACCTGTGTTCGAACAGATCCTTCGGTGGTGGTGCGGTTGCCGGTCCTGGCATCAGAGGCAGGCTATCTCCCATCGGCCGCTTCGCGAAACGTCCTCCGCACCCAAAATCGCGGTAGGTCAGCCTGCAATCCCGCTCCAGCTCTGGAAATCCGACATGACGTTTGTGCAGGAATACGCACAAGCCGTGCGAATGAAGGGGTCATAGAGCCCTCTCCCGGGGTTCATCCGACTTCTTAGCCCTCTCTATCTGGGAGCCCGCCACACCATGACTGACACGACGAAGAACACGACGAAGGCCAAGGTCATCGCCTTCGCCAACCAAAAGGGTGGCGTGGCCAAGACGACCACGACGCTGAATCTTTCGGCTGCCTTCGCCGAGGAGGGCCACAAGGTCCTCTGCATCGACATGGACCCCCAGGGCAACCTGACGATGTCGCAGGGCATCGACCCCGACACCGTGGAAACAAGCATCTACGACGTGCTCGTGAACAAGGTGCCGATCAGCGAGATCATCGTCCACCGTGAGATCGACGTGGCCGTCGCCTCGATCGACCTGGCTGGAGCGGAGATGGCGCTGTCCTCCCAGATCGGTCGCGAGCGCGCGCTCGACAAGGCACTCAATGAAGTTCGCGATGTCTATGACTTCATCTGCATCGACACGCCGCCGAGTCTCGGACTGCTGACGATCAACGCTCTCACCGCCGCTGACAAAGTTATTGTTCCCGTACAGTGTGAGTACCTC
The genomic region above belongs to Solirubrobacterales bacterium and contains:
- a CDS encoding ArsA family ATPase, whose protein sequence is MDLARHLEGKDVVVCAGSGGVGKTTTSASIAIGMAARGLKVAVLTIDPAKRLADSLGLAELGTELRQVDPALFDPYGMEITGELHAAMLDPKRTFDDLILRYAPDNETYENILGNRIYQELSNAIAGSQEYMAMEKLLELHESGEFDLLVLDTPPSRNALDFLDAPKRLARFVEGRALRVFLAPGRFGLRIAGRGGSMLFSAMKKVTGVDLLNDLSEFFANFTDMASGFSERAQRVDELLRGDTSTFLLICSPENEPVDEAIFFRRVLKEQKLPFCGAIVNKVRPDYYRAKKQLPEDLDDELAARVMENYDRQRLLGKRDAENIKRLEKSLSTDNLIEVPLFSDDVHGVEGLVHMVNTLLEG
- a CDS encoding ArsA family ATPase, with the protein product MPGPATAPPPKDLFEHRLLFVTGKGGVGKTTVAAALGLAAAHAGLRTIVCELDARERLHSLFNVSTRGFEEVELVPDLSAIAIDPQHAIEEYLLLQIKVRPVYDMLFKNRIFDYFAAATPGLAELVTIGKVWELAQPDRLKKRSEPYDLVIVDAPATGHALAMLEAPETFKKIARVGPIHRQAGYIQSFLHDPATTAIVAVATAEEMPVNETLDLRRELKERVGLDIALGIVNFLEPEYFTPKELDLLKKKDQVAPIEAAVLQSERAVRQAGQYERLAKELKRPLIDLPFLYEKSIGRQELNELADKLSSDLSEPLTRVAK
- a CDS encoding ParA family protein, with amino-acid sequence MTDTTKNTTKAKVIAFANQKGGVAKTTTTLNLSAAFAEEGHKVLCIDMDPQGNLTMSQGIDPDTVETSIYDVLVNKVPISEIIVHREIDVAVASIDLAGAEMALSSQIGRERALDKALNEVRDVYDFICIDTPPSLGLLTINALTAADKVIVPVQCEYLSMRGLIQLQNTLEMIRENLNPDVDIEGILPTLVDSRTLHAKEAIELLEENFGDRVFASRIKKTIRFAEAPVKGMSVLKYDPDGIAAQSYRDLAKEVIANGKS